A genomic region of Raphanus sativus cultivar WK10039 chromosome 6, ASM80110v3, whole genome shotgun sequence contains the following coding sequences:
- the LOC108811085 gene encoding small polypeptide DEVIL 7 — METQQTTREKSKEEAVKKWEKKKKCSSPKGVGKVLNKKKGKFYLIGKCITMLLCSHE; from the coding sequence ATGGAAACACAGCAAACAACGAGGGAGAAGTCGAAGGAGGAGGCAGTGAAGAaatgggagaagaagaagaagtgttctTCACCAAAAGGAGTTGGGAAGGTTCTGAACAAGAAGAAAGGAAAATTCTACCTTATTGGGAAATGTATTACTATGCTTCTTTGTTCACACGAGTGA